Proteins from one Streptomyces genisteinicus genomic window:
- a CDS encoding FHA domain-containing protein — translation MQIRLTVLAPRGGQSAPGRACDVLVTAPAGTALAAVASSLASAACGPDASGAVVLYAGRERLDLQRRTLGEPPLVDGAVLALHSPADDEPHEADVPAELHVVAGPDAGGVHLLHGGRISVGRSAGADVPLDDPDVSRLHCEVTVAEDGRVTVADLGSTNGTSVDGRPVGERPVRLPAGALLRVGESALRLASGPAPAGPATAPDGEGHLRVALPGAAPDSAAADGSAGPGGPDGAGGVPARTAGAAAPDAGHPGDPAGDADEGIPWPPPPHVPAAPPRVPAQYAPAPGATHGRPIDLRSAAAGDLGAPAAGPDTPPGGPPAEAAPRRRGIGAWARRLAGNRDSGTPEAPSAPASGAADGGAGGESWPDPAAVLLTALGPGPRLWERAPEHPESLVIRLGTADRADLPSVPVTVALREAGSLGLAGPRARLLGLARSAVAQLAALHAPSGLEIVLISTDRAHGPDTRRGDWGWLGWLPHVRPGHGQDCRLLLAYDRDQATARTAELTRRLDDGPLGPGWPSADREAVAEAAARHSGPRTVLVVDGDPGSAALRETAARLAGAGPAAGIHVICLAETPSASPVSPVAATYEAACAASLPFRECGAVALLSGDVATALRVLRVAGGRAAGHGTVGTVDAVSAAWAERFGRALAPLRTEGSPTAPGRAVALPATARLLDELGLARATPASLMARWASADDGTAVNAVLGAGPHGPLSVDLTAEGPHLLIEGPAGSGRTELLRALAASLASAGRPDRLGLLLVDGAGGERGEGLAACTELPHVTEHLVASDPVRMRVFAQALGGELKRRAELLDGTDFAAWHARREVSDRMVGQRTAPDAADQRGDLHSPPSGTLRLRPGGRTRRQGPDPLPRLVVLVDDYDALVAPALGSPGRPAAGSVVRALEAIARDGGRLGVHLIASSSRPDRTADTRLAEGARLRVVLQAPPVSPGPDDPAPGRGRLGHPDGRVTAFQTGRVSGRIPRTATLRPTVVPLEWERMGDPPTRRPVRELGNGPTDLALLASALQRAAQSVDAGPLPPLIPAQT, via the coding sequence ATGCAGATCCGGCTCACGGTGCTCGCCCCGCGCGGCGGACAGTCCGCGCCCGGACGCGCCTGCGACGTCCTGGTCACCGCGCCCGCGGGGACGGCGCTCGCCGCCGTGGCCTCCTCGCTCGCGTCCGCCGCCTGCGGCCCCGACGCCTCGGGCGCCGTGGTCCTCTACGCGGGCCGGGAACGCCTCGACCTCCAGCGGCGCACCCTCGGCGAACCGCCCCTGGTGGACGGCGCCGTGCTCGCCCTCCACTCCCCCGCCGACGACGAGCCGCACGAGGCGGACGTCCCGGCCGAACTGCACGTCGTCGCCGGACCCGACGCCGGCGGCGTCCACCTGCTGCACGGCGGCCGGATCAGCGTCGGCCGCTCGGCCGGCGCCGACGTCCCGCTCGACGACCCGGACGTCTCGCGCCTGCACTGCGAGGTGACGGTGGCGGAGGACGGCCGGGTCACGGTCGCCGACCTCGGCTCGACCAACGGCACCAGCGTCGACGGCCGGCCCGTGGGCGAACGCCCGGTGCGGCTTCCCGCCGGGGCGCTGCTCCGGGTCGGCGAGTCCGCGCTGCGGCTGGCCTCCGGCCCCGCCCCCGCAGGACCGGCGACCGCGCCGGACGGCGAGGGCCACCTGCGGGTGGCCCTGCCCGGTGCGGCCCCGGACAGTGCCGCGGCGGACGGCTCTGCGGGGCCGGGAGGACCGGACGGCGCCGGCGGAGTCCCGGCCCGGACGGCCGGCGCAGCCGCCCCGGACGCCGGGCATCCCGGTGACCCTGCCGGGGACGCCGACGAGGGCATCCCCTGGCCCCCGCCGCCCCACGTCCCGGCGGCCCCGCCCCGGGTCCCCGCCCAGTACGCACCCGCCCCCGGCGCCACCCACGGCCGCCCGATCGACCTGCGGAGCGCCGCTGCCGGGGACTTGGGAGCTCCGGCCGCCGGGCCGGACACACCCCCCGGCGGTCCTCCGGCGGAGGCCGCCCCCCGGCGGCGGGGCATAGGCGCCTGGGCACGCCGGCTCGCCGGCAACCGGGACTCCGGCACCCCCGAGGCCCCGTCGGCACCCGCGTCCGGCGCCGCGGACGGCGGCGCCGGGGGCGAGAGCTGGCCCGACCCGGCCGCCGTGCTGCTGACCGCGCTCGGCCCCGGCCCCCGGCTGTGGGAGCGCGCCCCCGAACACCCCGAGTCGCTGGTGATCCGGCTGGGCACGGCCGACCGCGCCGACCTGCCGTCCGTCCCCGTCACCGTCGCCCTGCGGGAGGCGGGTTCGCTCGGGCTCGCCGGGCCGCGGGCGCGGCTGCTGGGTCTGGCCCGTTCCGCCGTGGCACAGCTGGCCGCGCTGCACGCGCCGTCCGGCCTGGAGATCGTGCTGATCAGTACGGACCGGGCCCACGGCCCCGACACGCGCCGGGGGGACTGGGGATGGCTGGGCTGGCTGCCCCATGTGCGTCCCGGGCACGGCCAGGACTGCCGGCTCCTGCTCGCCTACGACCGCGACCAGGCCACCGCGCGCACGGCCGAGCTGACCAGGCGCCTCGACGACGGGCCGCTCGGCCCCGGCTGGCCCAGCGCGGACCGCGAGGCGGTGGCGGAGGCCGCCGCCCGCCACAGCGGGCCGCGCACGGTCCTCGTCGTCGACGGCGACCCCGGTTCGGCGGCGCTGCGCGAGACGGCCGCCCGTCTCGCGGGCGCCGGGCCGGCGGCCGGCATCCATGTGATCTGCCTCGCCGAGACGCCCTCGGCCTCACCGGTGTCCCCCGTCGCCGCCACCTACGAGGCCGCCTGCGCCGCGTCGCTGCCGTTCCGGGAGTGCGGGGCCGTCGCGCTGCTCAGCGGGGACGTGGCGACCGCCCTGCGGGTGCTGCGGGTCGCCGGGGGCCGGGCCGCCGGGCACGGCACGGTCGGCACGGTGGACGCGGTCTCCGCCGCGTGGGCCGAGCGGTTCGGCCGCGCCCTGGCCCCCCTGCGCACCGAAGGGTCCCCGACCGCCCCCGGCCGGGCCGTCGCCCTGCCGGCCACCGCCCGGCTGCTGGACGAACTGGGACTCGCGAGGGCCACTCCGGCCTCGCTGATGGCGCGCTGGGCGTCGGCGGACGACGGCACGGCCGTCAACGCGGTCCTCGGCGCCGGGCCGCACGGCCCGCTCTCCGTCGACCTCACGGCCGAAGGCCCGCACCTGCTGATCGAGGGCCCCGCGGGCAGCGGCCGGACCGAGCTGCTGCGGGCGCTCGCGGCCTCCCTCGCGTCGGCGGGCCGCCCCGACCGGCTGGGGCTGCTGCTGGTGGACGGCGCGGGCGGCGAACGCGGGGAGGGCCTGGCGGCCTGTACGGAACTGCCGCACGTCACCGAGCACCTGGTGGCGAGCGACCCGGTGCGCATGAGGGTTTTCGCCCAGGCGCTCGGCGGCGAGCTGAAGCGCCGCGCCGAACTGCTCGACGGCACCGACTTCGCCGCCTGGCACGCGCGCCGGGAGGTGTCGGACCGCATGGTCGGGCAGCGGACCGCCCCCGACGCCGCCGACCAGCGGGGCGATCTGCACTCCCCGCCGTCCGGGACGCTCCGGCTGCGCCCCGGCGGGCGCACCCGGCGGCAGGGGCCCGACCCGCTGCCGCGGCTGGTGGTGCTGGTGGACGACTACGACGCGCTGGTCGCACCCGCGCTCGGCAGCCCGGGACGGCCGGCGGCCGGCTCGGTCGTACGGGCGCTGGAGGCGATCGCCCGGGACGGCGGGCGGCTCGGGGTGCACCTGATCGCCTCCTCGTCGCGCCCGGACCGGACCGCCGACACCCGGCTCGCCGAGGGCGCCAGGCTGCGGGTGGTGCTCCAGGCGCCGCCGGTCTCCCCGGGGCCGGACGATCCGGCACCGGGCCGGGGCCGGCTCGGGCATCCGGACGGGCGGGTGACCGCCTTCCAGACCGGCCGGGTCTCGGGGCGGATCCCCCGTACGGCGACCCTGCGCCCGACCGTGGTCCCGCTGGAGTGGGAGCGGATGGGCGATCCGCCGACCCGCCGCCCGGTCCGCGAACTCGGCAACGGCCCCACGGACCTCGCACTGCTCGCGAGCGCACTCCAGCGTGCCGCGCAGTCGGTCGACGCGGGCCCGCTGCCGCCGCTGATCCCGGCCCAGACCTGA
- a CDS encoding bifunctional glycosyltransferase/class I SAM-dependent methyltransferase — translation MESHADSPPRGRPALPAQGTGPRIGVLVVAYNAEATLEKTLDRIPQDFRSRIAEILVLDDASGDGTFTAACRWSQREGVPPTVVMRHTKNLGYGGNQKAGYALAAERGLDIVVLLHADGQYAPELLPEMVAPLERGECEAVFGSRMKDPGGALRGGMPLYKWLGNRVLTRVENGLLGSRLSEFHSGYRAYSVAALRRLPVDRNTDAFDFDTQIIVQLLHAGMRIVEIPVPTHYGDEICHVDGLRYAKDVVKDVLEYRLALKGFGTCPWIPAPVAYAFKEDDGSSHAAVLRIMRTMPPGRVLDVGCSGGEFAARLEALGHTVTGLDHVEVPGVRTRCSRFVLADLERGVPAEAGEGYDYVVAADVIEHLSRPEEVLRGLRSVLVPGGRLLLSVPNFGHWYARLRVVVGAFGYDRRGILDETHLRFFTRAGLRRTIRSSGFDELRLAATGAPFWSVLGAGPLAGGLGAVSRLLTRVRPTLFGYQYVAVLTPHAAQTIVAGEHVDVQDVLNRQYVPGEQYVPGERAAGRVGAPI, via the coding sequence ATGGAGAGCCACGCCGACAGCCCGCCCCGGGGGCGGCCCGCCCTGCCCGCCCAGGGGACGGGCCCGCGGATCGGCGTCCTCGTCGTGGCCTACAACGCCGAGGCGACCCTGGAGAAGACGCTCGACCGCATCCCGCAGGACTTCCGCTCCCGGATCGCGGAGATCCTCGTCCTCGACGACGCCAGCGGCGACGGGACCTTCACCGCCGCCTGCCGCTGGTCGCAGCGGGAGGGCGTGCCCCCGACCGTCGTCATGCGGCACACCAAGAACCTCGGCTACGGCGGCAACCAGAAGGCGGGCTACGCCCTGGCCGCCGAGCGCGGCCTCGACATCGTGGTCCTGCTCCACGCCGACGGCCAGTACGCCCCCGAGCTGCTCCCCGAGATGGTCGCCCCCCTCGAACGCGGCGAGTGCGAGGCGGTCTTCGGCTCCCGGATGAAGGACCCGGGCGGCGCGCTGCGGGGCGGTATGCCGCTCTACAAGTGGCTGGGCAACCGTGTCCTCACACGTGTCGAGAACGGGCTGCTCGGCTCGCGGCTGAGCGAGTTCCACTCCGGCTACCGGGCCTACAGCGTCGCCGCGCTGCGCCGGCTGCCGGTCGACCGCAACACCGATGCCTTCGACTTCGACACACAGATCATCGTCCAGCTGCTCCACGCGGGCATGCGGATCGTGGAGATCCCCGTCCCGACCCACTACGGCGACGAGATCTGCCACGTCGACGGCCTGCGGTACGCGAAGGATGTCGTCAAGGACGTCCTGGAGTACCGGCTGGCACTCAAGGGCTTCGGCACCTGCCCGTGGATCCCCGCACCCGTCGCGTACGCCTTCAAGGAGGACGACGGTTCCTCGCACGCCGCGGTCCTGCGCATCATGCGGACCATGCCGCCCGGGCGGGTGCTCGACGTCGGCTGCTCCGGCGGCGAGTTCGCGGCACGGCTGGAGGCTCTGGGACACACCGTCACCGGGCTCGACCACGTCGAGGTGCCCGGGGTGCGGACACGGTGCAGCCGCTTCGTCCTCGCTGACCTGGAACGGGGCGTGCCGGCGGAGGCCGGCGAGGGGTACGACTACGTGGTGGCCGCCGATGTCATCGAGCACCTGTCACGGCCCGAGGAGGTGCTCCGCGGCCTGCGCAGTGTGCTCGTACCCGGCGGCCGGCTGCTGCTCTCCGTGCCGAACTTCGGCCACTGGTACGCGCGGCTGCGGGTGGTGGTGGGCGCCTTCGGCTACGACCGGCGCGGCATCCTCGACGAGACGCACCTGCGCTTCTTCACCCGGGCCGGGCTGCGCCGCACGATCCGCTCCTCCGGCTTCGACGAGCTTCGGCTGGCCGCGACCGGCGCTCCGTTCTGGTCGGTGCTCGGGGCCGGCCCCCTCGCCGGCGGCCTCGGCGCGGTCTCCCGGCTGCTGACCCGGGTGCGGCCGACCCTCTTCGGCTACCAGTACGTCGCGGTGCTCACCCCGCACGCGGCGCAGACGATCGTCGCCGGGGAGCACGTCGACGTCCAGGACGTCCTCAACCGCCAGTACGTCCCCGGCGAGCAGTACGTCCCCGGCGAGCGGGCGGCCGGACGCGTGGGTGCGCCGATCTGA
- a CDS encoding serine/threonine-protein kinase, with amino-acid sequence MRPVGSKYLLEEPLGRGATGTVWRARQRETAGAEAAVPGQPGETVAIKVLKEELANDADVVMRFLRERSVLLRLTHPNIVRTRDLVVEGDLLALVMDLVDGPDLHHYLRDNGPLSPVAASLLTAQIADALAASHSDGVVHRDLKPANVLLKTDADGQMHPMLTDFGIARLADSPGLTRTHEFVGTPAYVAPESAEGRPQTSAVDIYGAGILLYELVTGRPPFAGGTALEVLHRHLSEEPRRPSTVPEPLWTVIERCLRKEPGERPSAENLARGLRTVAAGIGVHANSAQIDAALGVAALLAPDPSPAPVPDTPGAADPTQVLPNTGPGGASAYDPSAATSVMPQTGPRGGNADPTSVMPPVPGPEDPHPWQSQLRAARDRNEQTQVQYLDPSQDPLRRRPQRQPQQPQQPPQGRQGYPPAPQPYASPQQPQRRQPPQRQQPPQPQPYNPPPQPYAPQQPPPQQPAPRPPREPRRRSANPVRIPGLGCLKGCLVMVVLFVVGGWLIWELTPLQDWIAQGKSYWEAIGDGISTVTDWVSQLGDAKETADQVTEPQ; translated from the coding sequence GTGCGGCCGGTAGGCAGCAAGTACCTGCTCGAGGAGCCGCTCGGACGCGGCGCCACGGGCACCGTCTGGCGAGCGCGCCAGCGGGAGACCGCGGGCGCCGAGGCGGCCGTCCCCGGCCAGCCCGGCGAGACCGTCGCGATCAAGGTCCTCAAGGAGGAGCTCGCGAACGACGCCGACGTCGTGATGCGCTTCCTGCGGGAGCGCTCGGTCCTGCTGCGGCTCACCCACCCGAACATCGTCCGCACCCGCGACCTCGTCGTCGAGGGCGACCTGCTCGCGCTGGTGATGGACCTGGTCGACGGCCCCGACCTGCACCACTACCTGCGCGACAACGGCCCCCTCTCGCCGGTCGCGGCCTCGCTGCTGACCGCGCAGATCGCGGACGCGCTCGCCGCCAGCCACTCCGACGGCGTGGTCCACCGCGACCTCAAGCCGGCGAACGTCCTGCTGAAGACCGACGCCGACGGCCAGATGCACCCGATGCTGACCGACTTCGGCATCGCCCGGCTCGCGGACTCCCCGGGCCTGACCCGCACCCACGAGTTCGTCGGCACCCCGGCGTACGTCGCCCCGGAGTCCGCCGAGGGCCGGCCGCAGACCTCCGCCGTCGACATCTACGGCGCGGGCATCCTGCTCTACGAGCTGGTCACCGGCAGACCGCCGTTCGCCGGCGGCACCGCCCTGGAGGTGCTCCACCGCCACCTGAGCGAGGAGCCGCGCCGCCCCAGCACCGTCCCCGAGCCGCTGTGGACGGTCATCGAGCGCTGCCTGCGCAAGGAGCCCGGTGAGCGCCCCAGCGCCGAGAACCTGGCCAGGGGGCTGCGCACGGTCGCCGCGGGCATCGGTGTGCATGCGAACTCCGCCCAGATCGACGCCGCCCTCGGCGTCGCCGCCCTGCTCGCGCCCGACCCCTCGCCCGCGCCCGTGCCGGACACCCCCGGCGCCGCGGACCCGACCCAGGTCCTGCCGAACACCGGACCCGGCGGCGCCTCGGCGTACGACCCGTCCGCGGCCACCAGCGTCATGCCGCAGACCGGACCGCGCGGCGGCAACGCCGACCCGACGTCCGTGATGCCCCCGGTGCCCGGCCCCGAGGACCCGCACCCCTGGCAGTCGCAGCTGAGAGCCGCCCGGGACCGCAACGAGCAGACCCAGGTCCAGTACCTCGACCCGAGCCAGGACCCGCTGCGCCGCCGCCCCCAGCGGCAGCCCCAGCAGCCGCAGCAGCCCCCGCAGGGCCGCCAGGGGTATCCCCCCGCGCCCCAGCCGTACGCCTCCCCGCAGCAGCCGCAGCGCCGGCAGCCGCCCCAGCGTCAGCAGCCGCCGCAGCCCCAGCCCTACAACCCGCCGCCGCAGCCGTACGCCCCGCAGCAGCCGCCGCCCCAGCAGCCCGCGCCGCGTCCGCCGCGCGAGCCGCGCCGGCGCAGTGCCAACCCGGTGCGCATCCCCGGTCTGGGCTGCCTCAAGGGCTGCCTGGTCATGGTCGTGCTCTTCGTCGTGGGCGGCTGGCTGATCTGGGAGCTCACCCCGCTCCAGGACTGGATCGCCCAGGGCAAGAGCTACTGGGAGGCGATCGGCGACGGGATCTCCACGGTCACCGACTGGGTCTCCCAGCTCGGCGACGCCAAGGAGACCGCCGACCAGGTCACCGAACCGCAGTAG